From Candidatus Tisiphia endosymbiont of Melanophora roralis, a single genomic window includes:
- a CDS encoding Na+/H+ antiporter subunit E, translating to MMHTKIFTLIILLLVLFGLTGVPTDIFALLFSLIIPSIAYLVAIKLNLIPDRIYLDYHSILYFIWLIKEIVVSSLGVMKIIWRRNLNLQPVFEWINSEQKNDTSLVIYSNSITLTPGTVTLNISNGMLLVHALEQSSIDNLKFGNFTMSKRIQHISKND from the coding sequence ATGATGCACACTAAAATCTTTACTTTAATTATTTTGTTATTAGTGTTGTTTGGTCTAACAGGAGTACCTACTGATATTTTTGCATTGTTGTTTTCCTTAATTATCCCCAGTATAGCTTATCTTGTGGCAATAAAACTCAATTTGATCCCTGATAGGATTTATTTAGATTATCATTCTATATTATATTTTATTTGGTTAATTAAAGAAATAGTTGTATCTAGCTTAGGAGTAATGAAGATTATATGGCGTAGAAATCTTAATCTACAGCCAGTCTTTGAGTGGATTAATTCAGAACAAAAAAACGATACAAGTCTTGTAATATATAGTAATTCTATTACTCTTACACCAGGAACTGTAACACTTAACATATCAAATGGTATGTTATTAGTTCATGCTCTAGAACAATCATCAATCGACAATCTAAAATTTGGTAATTTTACTATGAGTAAAAGAATTCAGCACATTTCAAAGAACGACTAA
- the lpxD gene encoding UDP-3-O-(3-hydroxymyristoyl)glucosamine N-acyltransferase: MINARFYKKSAPYKLSEIVKLIDAEIVYSNDLLIHNVKSLEEADVGDISFLIHNKYIIQFQNTKASCCIVPEDFSHESNNGTILLKTKNPYFAYAKLVDLFYSKAKTYPNKIMPSSYIADSAIIGKNCYIGHNVVIEDHVIIGDNCIIESGTSIDFGVVIGNRALIHSNVSVSYSIIGDDVVILAGARIGQDGFGFATDKGIHKKILHTGMVKIGNNVEIGSNTTIDRGSINDTIIEDFCRIDNLVQIGHNAIIGRGSVIVAQVGIAGSTKVGAYCALGGQSGISGHIVLGDKVQVAAKSGVIKDVALGATVGGYPAVPIRDWHKQSVIMKQLVNKKMSLDN, translated from the coding sequence ATGATAAACGCACGTTTTTATAAGAAATCTGCTCCTTATAAATTGTCAGAAATTGTAAAATTAATAGATGCTGAGATAGTATACTCAAATGATTTGTTAATCCATAATGTTAAGTCATTAGAAGAGGCTGATGTTGGTGATATAAGTTTTTTAATTCATAACAAATATATTATTCAATTCCAAAACACTAAAGCTTCATGCTGCATAGTCCCAGAGGATTTTTCGCACGAATCTAATAATGGAACAATTTTATTAAAAACAAAAAATCCGTATTTTGCTTATGCAAAATTAGTAGATTTATTTTATAGTAAAGCAAAAACTTATCCTAACAAAATTATGCCTTCTAGCTATATTGCAGATTCTGCTATTATAGGAAAGAATTGTTATATAGGACATAATGTTGTTATTGAAGATCATGTTATAATAGGAGATAATTGCATTATAGAATCTGGGACGAGTATAGATTTTGGAGTAGTAATAGGTAATAGAGCGTTAATACACTCAAATGTTTCAGTAAGTTACAGTATAATAGGTGATGATGTGGTAATATTAGCGGGAGCGAGAATTGGACAAGATGGATTCGGTTTTGCAACAGATAAAGGAATTCATAAGAAAATTTTGCACACTGGTATGGTAAAAATAGGTAATAATGTTGAAATAGGTAGTAATACTACTATTGATAGAGGATCGATAAATGATACAATAATAGAAGATTTTTGTAGAATAGATAACTTAGTGCAGATAGGACATAATGCTATAATAGGACGGGGGTCAGTTATTGTTGCCCAAGTAGGTATAGCAGGTAGTACTAAGGTAGGAGCATATTGTGCTTTAGGGGGGCAGTCAGGCATATCCGGACATATAGTATTAGGCGATAAAGTCCAAGTAGCAGCCAAATCTGGCGTGATAAAAGATGTTGCACTAGGAGCTACAGTTGGTGGATATCCTGCAGTACCAATTAGAGATTGGCATAAACAATCAGTAATTATGAAGCAACTTGTAAACAAAAAAATGAGTTTAGATAACTAA
- a CDS encoding LpxI family protein has translation MLQIYPLKQKSIVGIIAGNGLLPISLANSFIKQGGQCYIAALEGEASPVLYKDFTHQFFKIGMVKPIIEYFRKYDVKNIILAGSVNRPNLRSIKVDLMGSRLLARILKQKFLGDDKLLSIVIDFLEEKGFKVISSYEILRTNNDVMTIAVPSKIDNTDIELGIKLLDSIGYLDVGQSVIVDNGYIIGIEAAEGTDNLIERCSYLRKNSIGGVLIKMMKKDQDTRIDIPTIGAETISNLANYGYKGLAIQKDKVIILEIERTIGLANECGLFIKLI, from the coding sequence ATGTTGCAAATATACCCTTTAAAGCAAAAGAGTATAGTTGGAATTATAGCAGGAAATGGCTTATTGCCAATTTCACTCGCCAATAGTTTCATTAAGCAAGGCGGGCAATGTTATATCGCAGCTTTGGAGGGAGAAGCAAGTCCGGTATTGTATAAGGATTTTACCCACCAATTTTTTAAAATCGGTATGGTTAAGCCAATAATTGAATATTTTCGTAAGTATGATGTAAAAAATATAATTCTTGCTGGTAGTGTAAATCGTCCTAATTTGCGGTCAATTAAAGTAGATTTAATGGGATCAAGGTTACTTGCACGCATATTGAAACAAAAATTTTTAGGAGATGATAAACTTCTTAGTATAGTGATAGATTTCCTAGAAGAAAAAGGGTTTAAAGTAATTTCTAGTTATGAAATATTAAGAACAAATAATGATGTTATGACCATAGCTGTTCCATCTAAAATAGATAACACAGATATTGAACTGGGGATAAAGCTATTAGATAGTATCGGATATCTTGATGTAGGACAGTCAGTAATTGTTGATAATGGGTATATTATAGGTATTGAAGCGGCTGAGGGTACAGATAATTTAATAGAAAGATGTTCATATTTACGTAAAAATTCTATAGGTGGTGTACTTATTAAAATGATGAAGAAAGATCAAGATACTAGAATTGATATACCTACAATAGGAGCAGAGACAATAAGTAACTTAGCTAATTATGGTTATAAAGGATTAGCCATACAGAAAGATAAAGTGATTATTCTAGAGATAGAAAGAACTATTGGACTCGCTAATGAATGCGGACTTTTTATTAAACTTATTTAG
- a CDS encoding RNA pyrophosphohydrolase, whose translation MKNETICKCYRELPYRPSVGMMIIDSANRVFVGKRIDTKIPAWQMPQGGIDLGETPSVAALREMFEEIGCNKGYIIAESKYWYSYDVPKILIPKLWGGNFRGQKQKWFLIRFTGTNEDININTRNPEFEEWRWAKFDELLSIIIPFKRKLYKAVVKEFAPIVHDRS comes from the coding sequence ATGAAAAATGAAACTATTTGTAAATGTTATCGTGAATTGCCATATAGACCAAGTGTAGGCATGATGATAATAGATAGTGCTAATAGAGTATTTGTTGGTAAAAGAATAGATACCAAAATACCAGCTTGGCAAATGCCTCAAGGTGGTATAGATCTAGGAGAAACGCCTAGTGTTGCTGCCCTTAGAGAAATGTTCGAAGAGATAGGTTGTAATAAAGGTTATATTATTGCAGAAAGCAAATATTGGTATAGTTATGATGTACCTAAAATTTTAATACCTAAATTATGGGGTGGTAATTTCCGAGGTCAAAAACAAAAATGGTTTCTAATTAGGTTTACCGGTACTAACGAAGATATTAATATTAATACTCGTAACCCAGAGTTTGAGGAATGGCGTTGGGCTAAGTTTGATGAGTTATTATCAATTATAATTCCCTTTAAACGCAAGCTTTATAAAGCTGTAGTTAAGGAATTTGCCCCTATCGTTCATGATAGAAGTTAG
- a CDS encoding PleD family two-component system response regulator → MTANVLVVDDIESNVKLLEAKLLGEYYTVFTANNGKDALNVLALNRIDIVLLDAMMPNIDGFETCKRIKSNPYTIHIPVIMVTALSDTEDRIKGLEAGADEFLTKPIDDTALFARVRSLARMKAVIDELKLRNTTNAELGGDVIEVKDNFSDSKILLVNDDIVQARNINKTLLSLTPNIKIISDINELKKDSEYTPDLVIISCQLEQGDPLRISVMLRSDAKFHDTVLILQAEEENTSIVIKGLELGINDYFTYPVDKNELLARIRTQLKRKHYQDTLRNDLELSVNLSIKDGLTGIFNRHYFDTHIKQMVKKSTDSKRPLCLLMCDIDHFKQVNDTYGHQAGDIVLKTIANVLKNIFRVTDLVARYGGEEFAILLNDITIDEAMYIAQRARTRVESIDFKVKTQKDPIKKTISIGVTEYKIGESISDFIERTDKALYQAKEDGRNKVIRII, encoded by the coding sequence ATGACAGCCAATGTACTAGTAGTTGATGATATAGAATCAAATGTTAAATTACTGGAAGCTAAACTTTTAGGAGAATATTATACAGTCTTTACTGCCAATAACGGCAAAGATGCATTGAATGTTCTTGCCCTTAATAGAATTGATATTGTATTACTTGACGCCATGATGCCTAATATAGATGGATTTGAAACCTGCAAACGAATTAAGTCTAATCCTTACACTATTCATATACCAGTGATTATGGTTACGGCTCTTTCTGATACTGAGGATCGCATAAAAGGTCTTGAAGCTGGAGCTGATGAATTCTTAACAAAACCTATTGATGACACTGCTCTTTTTGCAAGGGTACGATCTCTTGCTAGAATGAAGGCGGTTATTGATGAACTCAAACTTAGAAACACTACTAATGCTGAATTAGGTGGTGACGTCATAGAGGTAAAAGATAATTTTTCAGATAGTAAAATACTTTTAGTTAACGATGATATAGTGCAGGCAAGAAACATAAATAAAACGCTTCTCAGCCTTACCCCCAATATCAAAATAATATCTGATATCAATGAATTGAAGAAAGATAGTGAATATACCCCGGATTTAGTAATTATCAGCTGCCAATTAGAGCAAGGAGATCCTTTAAGAATAAGCGTAATGCTACGGTCTGATGCTAAATTCCATGATACGGTACTCATATTACAAGCTGAAGAAGAAAATACATCGATAGTTATCAAAGGTTTAGAGCTGGGTATTAATGATTATTTTACATACCCAGTAGATAAAAACGAGCTATTAGCTAGAATCAGAACTCAATTGAAAAGAAAACATTACCAAGATACTTTACGCAATGATTTAGAGTTAAGCGTAAATTTGTCGATCAAAGATGGTTTGACAGGCATATTTAATCGTCATTATTTTGATACACACATAAAGCAAATGGTAAAAAAATCTACTGATAGCAAAAGACCTTTATGCTTACTTATGTGTGATATTGATCATTTTAAGCAAGTTAATGACACTTATGGTCATCAAGCAGGAGACATAGTGCTAAAAACCATTGCTAATGTTCTGAAGAACATTTTTAGGGTTACAGACTTGGTTGCTAGATATGGCGGAGAGGAATTTGCTATCCTTTTAAATGACATAACGATTGACGAAGCTATGTATATAGCGCAGCGGGCAAGAACAAGAGTGGAGTCTATCGATTTTAAAGTTAAAACTCAGAAAGATCCTATTAAGAAAACTATCTCCATAGGAGTAACTGAATACAAAATTGGGGAATCTATTAGTGATTTTATAGAACGTACCGATAAAGCTCTGTATCAAGCAAAGGAGGACGGAAGAAATAAAGTGATAAGAATAATTTAG
- a CDS encoding DHA2 family efflux MFS transporter permease subunit: protein MQQDLDPPPLSNKQLLAFFAMIVGMFMAVLDIQIVASSLSVIAAGLSASSDELSWVQTSYLIAEVIIIPITGFTAKLLSTRISYFIAALGFTVMSILCSLASNIEAMIIFRALQGFFGGAMIPTVFSTVFIIFPASKRPVVTVIVGLVVTIAPTLGPTLGGYITENLSWHFMFLLNVIPGIFVCVVVYLYADFDQPNYNLLKNFDFVGIILLTVTLASLQYVLEEGNKKGWIEDNLILFLIILIVVGFIMLVIRELTFINPILDITTFANKNFTFGCIYSFVIGIGLYGAVYLLPLFLFTIAGFNTVQIGFTMMVTGMAQFLSAPLAGKMLGSGLDLRIMLAIGLATFSLGCYLNSFLTADAKFAEFFLPQFIRGLALMFCFLPTNNIALDSMSKDKVGNASGLYNLTRNLGGAVGLAVISLLLTDKTKIFSQYLNENIPSTSPSVLMKLQFLGQLLDGKVVDPEKASYFLLASNINKEAFVIAINSIFGIISALFFVVMIFLPFTSTVKGGGKYDAH from the coding sequence ATGCAACAAGATCTTGACCCTCCCCCACTATCAAATAAGCAGTTACTTGCATTCTTTGCAATGATAGTAGGAATGTTTATGGCAGTGTTGGATATTCAAATTGTTGCCAGTTCTTTATCAGTCATTGCAGCCGGTCTTTCTGCTTCTAGTGATGAATTATCTTGGGTTCAAACATCATATCTTATAGCAGAAGTGATTATAATACCAATAACCGGTTTTACAGCCAAGCTTCTCTCCACTAGAATTTCTTATTTTATTGCTGCTCTTGGTTTTACCGTTATGAGTATTCTATGTTCGCTAGCCAGCAATATAGAAGCAATGATTATTTTTAGAGCTTTACAAGGATTTTTTGGTGGAGCAATGATACCAACTGTCTTTAGTACAGTATTTATAATTTTTCCTGCCTCAAAACGCCCCGTAGTTACTGTGATAGTAGGATTAGTCGTAACAATAGCCCCAACACTTGGACCAACACTTGGTGGTTACATTACTGAAAACTTATCTTGGCATTTTATGTTTTTACTCAATGTAATACCTGGTATTTTTGTTTGTGTGGTCGTATATTTATACGCTGATTTTGATCAACCTAATTACAATTTGCTCAAGAATTTTGATTTTGTTGGCATTATTTTACTGACTGTTACTCTTGCTTCTTTGCAATATGTTTTAGAAGAAGGAAATAAGAAAGGTTGGATAGAAGATAATTTGATATTATTCCTTATCATACTAATTGTTGTTGGATTTATTATGTTAGTTATTAGAGAACTGACATTTATTAATCCAATCTTAGATATAACAACTTTTGCTAATAAAAATTTTACTTTTGGTTGTATCTACTCTTTTGTCATAGGTATAGGGCTATATGGTGCAGTCTATTTATTACCTTTATTTTTATTTACAATAGCTGGTTTTAATACTGTGCAAATTGGTTTTACCATGATGGTTACTGGTATGGCACAATTTCTGTCAGCTCCACTTGCAGGAAAAATGCTTGGCTCTGGACTAGATTTAAGAATTATGCTGGCTATCGGTCTAGCTACGTTTAGTTTAGGTTGCTACCTAAATAGTTTTTTAACAGCAGATGCTAAATTTGCCGAGTTTTTTTTACCACAATTTATTAGGGGGCTTGCTTTAATGTTTTGCTTTTTACCTACTAATAATATTGCTTTAGATAGCATGAGTAAAGATAAAGTAGGGAATGCTAGTGGGTTATATAATCTTACTCGTAATCTTGGAGGGGCTGTTGGTCTTGCAGTTATTAGCCTACTTCTTACAGATAAAACTAAAATTTTTAGCCAATATTTAAATGAAAATATTCCTTCCACTTCACCCTCTGTTCTAATGAAATTACAATTTTTAGGACAATTATTGGATGGTAAAGTGGTTGATCCGGAAAAGGCTTCGTATTTTTTGTTAGCCAGTAATATAAATAAGGAAGCATTTGTAATTGCGATAAATAGCATTTTTGGTATTATAAGTGCATTATTTTTTGTGGTAATGATCTTTCTACCGTTTACATCAACTGTTAAAGGTGGAGGAAAGTATGATGCACACTAA
- the fabZ gene encoding 3-hydroxyacyl-ACP dehydratase FabZ, with translation MTINIIEIMEMLPHRYPFLLIDKVLEFKLHESIVGIKNVTFNEPQFTGHFPTKPVMPGVLIIEAMAQLSAILVAKSMDFKDKDVFFMTIEEAKFRKVVEPGDTLHIYAKIEQNRGSVWKFSSNSKVNDHIVAESKFTAMVKNRN, from the coding sequence ATGACAATTAATATTATAGAAATAATGGAAATGCTACCTCATCGTTATCCATTTTTATTAATAGATAAGGTACTAGAATTTAAGCTTCATGAGTCTATTGTTGGTATCAAGAATGTTACTTTTAATGAGCCGCAATTTACTGGTCATTTTCCTACAAAACCAGTAATGCCTGGTGTACTAATTATTGAGGCTATGGCTCAACTATCTGCTATTTTAGTAGCCAAATCAATGGACTTCAAAGATAAAGATGTTTTCTTTATGACTATTGAAGAGGCAAAATTTCGTAAAGTTGTTGAGCCAGGTGATACATTACATATTTATGCTAAAATAGAACAAAATAGAGGCTCTGTTTGGAAATTTTCAAGTAACAGCAAAGTTAATGATCATATAGTTGCAGAGAGCAAATTTACTGCAATGGTTAAAAATAGGAATTAA
- the lpxA gene encoding acyl-ACP--UDP-N-acetylglucosamine O-acyltransferase gives MTLSAIHATAIIDTKASIGKNVRVGPFCTVGPNVVLADNIELKSHVVIEGKTKIGANTVIYPFASIGQPPQILKYEGEESEVIIGNNNTIREYVTIQAGSKGGGMVTSVGNNCLLMVGVHIAHDCIVGNNVILANYVSLAGHVKVDDYAIIGGLSAVLQFVRIGQHSMVGGMSAVSKDVIPFGLATNERAFLEGINLVGMKRRGFDNQETLDTIKAVDEIFIGEGIFTDRIEIVLKQYKGNPIVEQIITFIKQDLSRAFCQPRQVEHDKVSK, from the coding sequence ATGACCTTATCAGCTATACATGCAACTGCCATAATAGACACAAAGGCTTCGATTGGTAAAAATGTCAGAGTCGGTCCTTTTTGTACTGTTGGGCCGAATGTGGTTTTGGCGGATAATATTGAGTTAAAATCGCACGTAGTTATAGAGGGAAAAACAAAAATTGGTGCTAATACAGTTATATATCCATTTGCTTCTATTGGTCAGCCCCCTCAAATACTTAAGTATGAGGGAGAAGAGTCAGAGGTTATCATAGGTAATAATAATACTATTAGAGAATATGTAACTATTCAAGCCGGTAGTAAAGGTGGTGGTATGGTTACCTCTGTAGGTAATAATTGTTTATTGATGGTTGGAGTGCATATAGCACATGATTGTATTGTGGGTAATAATGTAATTCTTGCTAACTATGTTAGCCTAGCTGGTCATGTTAAAGTTGATGATTATGCCATTATAGGAGGTCTTTCTGCTGTTCTGCAATTCGTACGTATAGGACAACATTCGATGGTGGGTGGTATGTCTGCAGTGAGCAAAGATGTGATTCCATTTGGGCTAGCTACAAATGAAAGGGCATTTCTTGAAGGAATAAACTTAGTTGGGATGAAAAGACGTGGCTTTGATAATCAGGAAACGCTTGATACTATAAAAGCCGTAGATGAGATTTTTATTGGCGAAGGTATTTTTACTGATAGAATTGAGATAGTTTTAAAGCAATATAAAGGTAATCCTATTGTAGAACAAATTATCACTTTTATAAAACAGGATCTTAGTAGAGCATTTTGCCAGCCAAGACAAGTTGAACATGATAAGGTAAGTAAGTAA